One genomic segment of Natrononativus amylolyticus includes these proteins:
- a CDS encoding DUF6293 family protein → MQTHIVPVGFDYDRLIAPLVRDQIDVERVILLEGAVGSEANVEYSRNLSRKLEQDFENLLGAATERFVLEDVYDYDAAFEQAYELINDELDRGNEVWVNVAAMPRTVSFAFATAAHSLMVERQDDREKIHTYYTAPEKYLETELAEELRDGAALLEELLSRADESGDEGVISADRVRVEERLESARDLLAEFDERGTTIGAKEIDGQHIVELPVASFSSVKPFEELILYKLGEDGEFASVSELAEALSRELNEEYTDSFRSKVIYNVDRLGPGGKGYIEREEHGKSYRTRLSRIGELWVRSHSDTVPEPRP, encoded by the coding sequence ATGCAAACGCACATCGTTCCGGTCGGCTTCGATTACGACCGGCTGATCGCCCCCCTCGTGCGCGATCAGATCGACGTCGAGCGGGTGATCCTGCTCGAGGGCGCAGTCGGCAGCGAGGCCAACGTCGAGTACTCCCGGAACCTCTCCCGGAAGCTCGAGCAGGACTTCGAGAACCTGCTGGGGGCGGCGACCGAGCGGTTCGTCCTCGAGGACGTCTACGACTACGACGCGGCGTTCGAGCAGGCCTACGAGCTGATCAACGACGAACTCGACCGGGGCAACGAAGTGTGGGTGAACGTCGCGGCGATGCCCCGGACCGTGAGCTTCGCCTTCGCCACCGCGGCTCACTCACTGATGGTCGAACGCCAGGACGACCGCGAGAAGATCCACACCTACTACACCGCCCCCGAAAAGTACCTCGAGACGGAACTCGCAGAAGAACTTCGCGACGGGGCGGCGCTGCTCGAGGAACTGTTGTCGAGAGCGGACGAGAGCGGCGACGAGGGGGTTATCAGCGCCGATCGCGTGCGCGTCGAAGAGCGCCTCGAGAGCGCCCGCGACCTGCTCGCGGAGTTCGACGAGCGCGGGACGACCATCGGCGCCAAGGAGATCGACGGCCAGCACATCGTCGAACTCCCGGTGGCGTCCTTTTCGAGCGTCAAACCGTTCGAGGAGCTGATCCTGTACAAGCTCGGCGAGGACGGCGAGTTCGCCTCCGTCTCCGAACTGGCGGAGGCCCTGTCCCGGGAGCTCAACGAGGAGTACACCGACAGCTTCCGCTCGAAGGTGATCTACAACGTCGACCGGCTGGGCCCGGGCGGCAAGGGCTACATCGAACGCGAGGAGCACGGGAAGTCCTACCGGACCCGGCTCTCTCGCATCGGCGAGCTGTGGGTGCGTTCGCACTCGGACACGGTTCCGGAGCCGCGACCGTAG
- a CDS encoding acyl-CoA synthetase has product MDTAPNLADYEGLSEVFEWDSIYADADWDGPDEINVAHEVCDRYRTDRGTVALYFVGGDGERERITFWELTQWSNAFANVLEDLGIERGDRVFGYMPRVPEQYVAMLGTLKTGCVFGGIDPQYGSEGVAYRLADSGARVVVTTPANRETVARALEDDAVAVDHVIVVSDDGIGVRRGDVSYYEALDRASLEYDVVRTTGSDPALLYYTSGTTGPAKGIVHGHRWVVGAAAAQLYGADLLQHETDLYWATGDRGWLTAPVNALGVWFWGHSLLAYDGPFEPETWISLLEEFPVTVLSSVPAIYRGLQEYEDDLADADLDLHRAISTGEPLDAALIEWGERALGTPIDDSYGQAETGNMIVNTYPSIETRPGSMGKSLPGVEVGIVDPDSGERLAPDELGQIAVRGEFPSFFLGYWEDHERTDEAFAGDWYLTGDLGKEDEDGYLWYEGRADDVIISGGSRIGPVDVERALHEHEGVAAAAAVATTADDGGEPVEDGADLEQAVKAVVVRADGVEADDEELAAAIRAHAEATLPTLAVPAEVEFREALPRTATGQLKRGELAG; this is encoded by the coding sequence ATGGACACGGCACCGAACCTGGCCGACTACGAGGGGCTCTCGGAGGTCTTCGAGTGGGACAGCATCTACGCGGACGCCGACTGGGACGGCCCCGACGAGATCAACGTCGCCCACGAGGTGTGCGACCGCTACCGAACCGACCGGGGCACCGTCGCGCTGTACTTCGTCGGGGGTGACGGCGAGCGCGAGCGAATCACCTTCTGGGAGCTCACCCAGTGGTCGAACGCGTTCGCGAACGTCCTCGAGGACCTCGGGATCGAGCGGGGCGACCGCGTCTTCGGCTACATGCCCCGCGTCCCCGAACAGTACGTCGCGATGCTCGGGACGCTGAAGACTGGATGCGTCTTCGGCGGCATCGATCCCCAGTACGGCTCCGAGGGGGTTGCCTACCGCCTCGCCGATAGCGGCGCGCGGGTCGTCGTGACGACTCCGGCGAACCGCGAGACGGTCGCGCGGGCGCTCGAGGACGACGCCGTCGCCGTCGACCACGTGATCGTGGTCAGCGACGACGGCATCGGCGTTCGGCGGGGCGACGTGAGCTACTACGAGGCGCTCGATCGCGCCTCGCTCGAGTACGACGTCGTCCGAACGACCGGGTCGGATCCCGCCCTGTTGTACTACACGAGTGGCACGACGGGGCCGGCGAAGGGGATCGTCCACGGCCACCGCTGGGTCGTCGGCGCGGCCGCGGCGCAGCTGTACGGCGCCGACCTCCTCCAGCACGAGACGGACCTCTACTGGGCCACCGGCGATCGGGGGTGGCTCACGGCTCCGGTCAACGCCCTCGGCGTCTGGTTCTGGGGCCACAGCCTCCTCGCCTACGACGGCCCCTTCGAGCCGGAGACCTGGATCTCGCTGCTCGAGGAGTTCCCGGTGACGGTGCTCTCGAGCGTTCCCGCGATCTACCGCGGTCTGCAGGAGTACGAGGACGACCTCGCCGACGCCGATCTCGACCTTCACCGGGCGATCAGCACCGGTGAACCGCTGGACGCGGCTCTCATCGAGTGGGGTGAACGAGCACTCGGCACGCCGATCGACGACAGCTACGGCCAGGCCGAGACCGGAAACATGATCGTCAACACCTACCCCTCGATCGAGACCCGCCCCGGCAGCATGGGGAAATCGCTCCCCGGCGTCGAGGTGGGAATCGTCGACCCCGACTCGGGCGAGCGACTCGCACCAGACGAACTGGGCCAGATCGCCGTCCGCGGGGAGTTCCCCTCCTTCTTCCTCGGCTACTGGGAGGATCACGAGCGAACCGACGAGGCGTTCGCCGGCGACTGGTACCTGACGGGCGATCTGGGGAAGGAGGACGAAGACGGCTACCTCTGGTACGAGGGACGGGCCGACGACGTCATCATCAGCGGCGGCTCCCGGATCGGCCCCGTCGACGTCGAACGGGCGCTCCACGAGCACGAGGGCGTCGCCGCGGCCGCCGCGGTGGCGACGACGGCCGATGACGGCGGCGAGCCGGTCGAGGACGGCGCGGACCTCGAGCAGGCCGTCAAGGCGGTCGTCGTCCGCGCCGACGGGGTCGAGGCGGACGACGAGGAGCTCGCGGCGGCGATCCGAGCGCACGCCGAAGCGACCCTCCCGACGCTGGCCGTCCCGGCTGAGGTCGAGTTCCGCGAGGCGCTGCCGCGGACGGCGACGGGACAGCTGAAGCGCGGCGAACTCGCCGGTTGA
- a CDS encoding efflux RND transporter permease subunit has translation MRGRLADRYAETIVGHSKLVIVCLLVLTAVIAAGAAVGETEDGGIGQFDVDSDETRALEEIEDTYDTDDRVVTQIVVRDEGGDVLTRESLLESLELQQEVRANETLNATLSEEGFVGLENVVATGAVFEDRAAEANGPPDTSHPTLEEQIGALEDRSDEEVEELLAAVLDPDADTQGEDPYEFLPTEYEPRETTAESRITFLFQIDDSGDDEEPQAAYDAQVAIDELVEERFDDAFVFGQGITDAASSSAVGDSFAIITPVAFVLVLGVLAITYRDVVDVLIGLFGIALVMAWLAGIQGWLEVPSSQLLIAVPFLLIGLSIDYSLHVVMRYREARNGLLEEEPPEGTETDGPIEDGGYLDAGRGMALGLAGVVLALAAATFSTGVGFLSNYVSPLPAIQDFALLSAGGIFATFVVFGALVPALKVEVDRVLESRFDRDRRKQPFGRGTGLVNRALSRGVAVARKAPLAVVLVALLLAVGGAYGATGIDTEFNQTDFLPEDAPEWAKSLPGPLAPDTYTISDDAAYLGENFQERGEGSQSQILLEEGITDPETLVAIENATASVEGNTTIAARSDGTAAVESPVRVLRELAGENESVATALEERDTTGDGLPDEDLAGFYDVLYEADEEAASAVLHRTDGGEYDSARLLLSVRGDAAAQDVADDTRDVASLIESDAPVAATAAGGPVTTAVIQDALLETLVQAFAVTLAVILAFLTVLYWVRHRALTLGAITLAPVVAALAWLLGTMALLDVPFNSETAVITSLAIGLGVDYSIHVGERFVAERGERDTLEAALTATVTGTGGALLGSAATTAAGFGVLALALAPPLQRFGLVTGLSIIFAFIACLTVLPCLLVLRERALARLA, from the coding sequence GTGAGGGGGAGACTCGCCGACCGCTACGCGGAAACGATCGTCGGCCACAGCAAACTCGTCATCGTCTGTCTCCTCGTGCTCACCGCCGTCATCGCCGCCGGCGCGGCCGTCGGTGAAACCGAAGACGGCGGCATCGGCCAGTTCGACGTCGATTCGGATGAGACCCGCGCGCTCGAGGAGATCGAGGACACCTACGACACGGACGACCGCGTGGTCACACAGATCGTCGTCAGAGACGAAGGTGGCGACGTCCTCACCCGCGAGTCGCTGCTCGAGAGCCTCGAGTTACAACAGGAGGTGCGGGCGAACGAGACGCTGAACGCCACCCTGAGCGAGGAGGGGTTCGTCGGCCTCGAGAACGTCGTCGCGACCGGCGCGGTCTTCGAGGACCGCGCGGCTGAGGCGAACGGACCGCCCGACACCAGCCACCCGACGCTCGAGGAGCAGATCGGGGCGCTCGAGGACCGCTCGGACGAAGAGGTCGAAGAGCTCCTGGCGGCGGTGCTCGACCCCGACGCAGACACGCAGGGCGAAGACCCCTACGAGTTCCTGCCGACGGAGTACGAACCCCGCGAGACGACCGCCGAGTCGCGGATCACCTTCCTCTTCCAGATCGACGACAGCGGCGACGACGAGGAGCCCCAGGCGGCCTACGACGCCCAGGTCGCGATCGACGAACTGGTCGAGGAGCGCTTCGACGACGCGTTCGTCTTCGGCCAGGGGATCACCGACGCGGCGAGTTCGAGCGCCGTCGGCGACAGCTTCGCGATCATCACGCCCGTCGCGTTCGTGCTCGTACTGGGTGTGCTCGCGATCACCTACCGGGACGTCGTCGACGTACTCATCGGGCTGTTCGGCATCGCGCTCGTGATGGCCTGGCTCGCCGGCATCCAGGGCTGGCTCGAGGTCCCCTCGAGTCAGCTCCTGATCGCGGTTCCGTTCCTCCTGATCGGGCTCTCGATCGACTACTCCCTGCACGTCGTGATGCGCTACCGGGAGGCCAGAAACGGGCTGCTCGAGGAGGAGCCACCCGAGGGAACGGAAACCGACGGGCCGATCGAGGACGGCGGCTACCTGGACGCCGGCCGGGGGATGGCCCTCGGCCTCGCGGGCGTCGTGCTGGCGCTCGCCGCGGCGACGTTCTCGACGGGGGTCGGCTTCCTCTCGAACTACGTCAGCCCGCTGCCGGCGATCCAGGACTTCGCCCTGCTCAGTGCGGGCGGCATCTTCGCGACGTTCGTCGTTTTCGGCGCGCTGGTTCCCGCACTGAAGGTCGAGGTGGATCGGGTGCTCGAGTCACGGTTCGACCGCGACCGGCGAAAGCAGCCGTTCGGTCGGGGAACTGGACTCGTCAACCGCGCCCTCTCGCGAGGTGTCGCCGTCGCCCGGAAGGCGCCGCTCGCCGTCGTTCTCGTCGCACTCCTGCTCGCCGTCGGCGGCGCCTACGGCGCGACGGGGATCGACACTGAGTTCAATCAGACGGACTTCTTACCGGAGGACGCTCCCGAGTGGGCGAAATCCCTGCCGGGGCCGCTCGCACCCGACACGTACACGATCAGCGACGACGCGGCCTATCTGGGCGAGAACTTCCAGGAACGAGGCGAGGGCAGCCAGTCCCAGATTCTGCTCGAGGAGGGGATAACCGATCCCGAGACGCTGGTCGCGATCGAGAACGCGACGGCTTCGGTCGAGGGGAACACCACTATCGCCGCCCGCTCCGACGGAACTGCGGCCGTCGAGAGCCCCGTACGCGTCCTTCGGGAACTCGCCGGTGAGAACGAAAGCGTCGCGACCGCACTCGAGGAACGCGACACGACCGGCGACGGCCTCCCCGACGAGGACCTCGCGGGATTCTACGACGTACTGTACGAGGCCGACGAGGAGGCGGCCTCGGCGGTCCTGCATCGAACCGACGGCGGGGAGTACGACTCCGCCCGCCTGCTGCTCTCCGTCCGGGGCGACGCGGCCGCTCAGGACGTCGCCGACGACACCCGCGACGTGGCGAGTCTCATCGAGAGCGACGCGCCGGTGGCGGCGACCGCCGCGGGCGGACCGGTGACGACGGCCGTGATCCAGGACGCCTTGCTCGAGACGCTGGTCCAGGCGTTCGCGGTCACGCTGGCGGTGATCCTCGCGTTTCTCACTGTCCTCTACTGGGTCCGCCACCGGGCGCTCACCCTGGGCGCGATCACCCTCGCGCCGGTGGTGGCGGCACTGGCGTGGTTGCTCGGAACGATGGCGCTGCTCGACGTACCGTTCAACAGCGAGACGGCGGTGATAACGAGCCTCGCGATCGGCCTCGGCGTCGACTACAGCATCCACGTCGGCGAGCGATTCGTGGCTGAAAGGGGAGAACGCGATACTCTCGAGGCCGCGCTCACCGCCACCGTCACGGGAACCGGCGGCGCGCTGCTGGGCAGCGCGGCGACGACCGCCGCCGGCTTCGGCGTCCTCGCACTGGCGCTCGCCCCGCCGCTGCAGCGCTTCGGCCTCGTGACGGGTCTGAGCATTATCTTCGCCTTTATCGCCTGCCTGACGGTGCTACCGTGTCTGCTCGTGCTTCGCGAGCGCGCCCTCGCACGACTGGCGTGA
- a CDS encoding valine--tRNA ligase, with protein sequence MDSPEQEEGLEGGYDPSEIEPKWQRRWVEAETYAYQGEPGADPNTTYAIDTPPPTVSGSLHMGHLYGHTLQDFAARFQRMADGDVLFPFGYDDNGIASERLTEEDLDIRHQDYERREFQQLCREVCQEYEAEFTEKMQSLGCSIDWGHTYKTIEPRVQRISQLSFLDLYEKGREYRKKAPAIWCPECETAISQVETEDDERNSHFNDIAFEMAGESPPREKFVISTTRPELIPACVSVFVHPDDEANQDLVGETARIPIFGHEVPIIADDRVDMEKGSGIVMCCTFGDQNDIEWYQAHDLPLRVAIDETATMTDLAGDYEGLSTEEAREVIVEDLEEAGYLRDRREIVHDVGVHERCDTPVEYRVSKQWYVEILDHKEAYLEAGAEMEWYPEKMFTRYRHWIEGLEWDWLISRQRDSGIPFPVWYCADCDHPIMAERADLPVDPLSDDPPVDSCPECADDTFEPEEDVFDTWATSSLTPLINAGWDWDEESEEFTMSNPELYPFDLRPQGHDIISFWLFHTIVKCYEHTGEVPFDATLINGHVLDENREKMSKSRGNVVEPAEVLAEYPVDAVRFWAASAAVGDDFPYQDQDIVAGEKLLRKLWNASKLVDTLAPVDPDEPAELEAIDRWLLAELDATVEELTAHLEAYEFAKARNRLRTFFWSTFCDDYLEIAKGREENSSTQYALRTAHRTFLELWAPYLPHVTEEIWQSVYASSADSAGEGDFESIHTRDWPEPLGYDADLEAGETAMEVISALRRYKSERQLPLNEELESVSVYGPIDGFEDAIQNVMHVRSLDVLAEPPEITTEVASIGLDYSTLGPKYGAKVGEIDSGIDSGEYEIDNEAGVLRVAGEELEDELFEVELERTYSGDGEMLETESAVVIVE encoded by the coding sequence ATGGACAGCCCCGAACAGGAGGAAGGGCTCGAGGGCGGTTACGACCCGTCCGAGATCGAGCCGAAGTGGCAGCGGCGCTGGGTCGAGGCGGAGACCTACGCCTACCAGGGCGAACCGGGTGCGGACCCGAACACGACCTACGCCATCGACACGCCGCCGCCGACGGTGTCCGGGAGTCTGCACATGGGCCACCTCTACGGCCACACCCTGCAGGACTTCGCGGCCCGCTTCCAGCGGATGGCAGACGGCGACGTCCTCTTCCCGTTCGGCTACGACGACAACGGGATCGCCTCCGAGCGGCTGACCGAGGAGGATCTGGACATCCGCCACCAGGACTACGAGCGCCGGGAGTTCCAACAGCTCTGCCGGGAGGTCTGTCAGGAGTACGAGGCGGAGTTCACCGAGAAGATGCAGAGCCTCGGCTGCTCGATCGACTGGGGGCACACGTACAAGACGATCGAGCCCCGCGTTCAGCGGATCTCACAGCTCTCCTTCCTCGATCTCTACGAGAAGGGACGGGAGTACAGAAAGAAGGCCCCCGCCATCTGGTGTCCGGAGTGCGAGACGGCAATCTCGCAGGTCGAGACCGAGGACGACGAGCGGAATTCCCACTTCAACGACATCGCGTTCGAGATGGCAGGGGAGAGCCCGCCGCGCGAGAAGTTCGTCATCTCTACCACGCGGCCAGAACTGATACCGGCCTGCGTCTCCGTCTTCGTCCATCCCGACGACGAGGCGAACCAGGATCTGGTCGGCGAGACGGCCCGAATCCCGATCTTCGGCCACGAGGTGCCGATCATCGCCGACGACCGCGTCGACATGGAGAAGGGATCGGGGATCGTGATGTGCTGTACCTTCGGCGACCAGAACGACATCGAGTGGTACCAGGCCCACGACTTACCGTTGCGGGTGGCCATCGACGAGACCGCGACGATGACCGACCTCGCGGGCGACTACGAGGGACTGAGCACGGAGGAGGCCCGCGAGGTCATCGTCGAGGATCTCGAGGAGGCCGGCTACCTCCGGGACCGCCGCGAGATCGTCCACGACGTCGGCGTCCACGAGCGCTGCGACACCCCCGTCGAGTACCGGGTGTCCAAACAGTGGTACGTCGAGATTCTGGACCACAAGGAGGCGTACCTCGAGGCCGGCGCCGAGATGGAGTGGTACCCCGAGAAGATGTTTACCAGGTACCGACACTGGATCGAGGGCCTCGAGTGGGACTGGCTGATCTCCCGCCAGCGCGACTCGGGCATCCCGTTCCCGGTCTGGTACTGCGCCGACTGCGACCATCCGATCATGGCCGAGCGGGCGGACCTCCCGGTCGATCCGCTCTCCGACGATCCGCCGGTCGATAGCTGTCCGGAGTGCGCCGACGACACCTTCGAACCTGAAGAGGACGTCTTCGACACCTGGGCGACCTCCTCGCTGACCCCGCTGATCAATGCGGGCTGGGACTGGGACGAAGAGAGCGAGGAGTTCACGATGTCGAACCCCGAACTCTACCCGTTCGACCTGCGCCCGCAGGGCCACGACATCATCTCGTTCTGGCTGTTCCACACCATCGTGAAGTGCTACGAGCACACCGGCGAGGTTCCCTTCGACGCGACGCTGATCAACGGCCACGTGTTAGACGAAAACCGCGAGAAGATGTCGAAGTCCCGCGGCAACGTCGTCGAACCCGCCGAAGTGCTCGCGGAGTACCCAGTGGACGCGGTTCGCTTCTGGGCGGCCAGCGCCGCCGTCGGCGACGACTTCCCCTACCAGGACCAGGACATCGTCGCGGGCGAGAAGCTCCTCCGGAAGCTCTGGAACGCCTCGAAGCTCGTCGACACGCTCGCGCCTGTCGACCCCGACGAACCCGCAGAGCTCGAGGCTATCGACCGCTGGCTGCTCGCCGAACTCGACGCCACCGTCGAGGAACTTACGGCTCACCTCGAGGCCTACGAGTTCGCGAAGGCCCGCAACCGTCTCAGAACCTTCTTCTGGAGCACGTTCTGTGACGACTACCTCGAGATCGCCAAGGGCCGAGAAGAGAATTCCTCGACGCAGTACGCGCTGCGGACGGCTCACCGGACGTTCCTCGAGCTGTGGGCGCCGTACCTCCCGCACGTCACCGAGGAGATCTGGCAGTCCGTCTACGCCTCGAGTGCCGATTCCGCCGGCGAGGGCGACTTCGAGAGCATTCACACCCGCGACTGGCCCGAACCCCTGGGATACGACGCCGACCTCGAGGCCGGCGAGACGGCGATGGAGGTCATCTCCGCGCTCCGTCGGTACAAGTCCGAGCGCCAGCTACCGCTGAACGAGGAACTCGAGTCCGTTTCGGTCTACGGTCCGATCGACGGGTTCGAGGACGCGATCCAGAACGTGATGCACGTCCGGAGTCTCGACGTGCTCGCAGAGCCCCCGGAGATCACCACCGAGGTCGCGTCGATCGGCCTGGACTACTCGACGCTCGGCCCGAAATACGGCGCGAAGGTCGGCGAGATCGACTCGGGAATCGACAGCGGCGAGTACGAGATAGACAACGAGGCAGGCGTGCTTCGGGTTGCAGGTGAGGAACTCGAGGACGAGCTGTTCGAGGTGGAACTCGAGCGGACTTACTCGGGCGACGGCGAGATGCTCGAGACCGAGTCGGCGGTCGTGATCGTCGAATAA
- a CDS encoding DUF1405 domain-containing protein → MTASSRLADRDPLPRALAPVPERLEDLGLRYAWLIVAINLAGTAFGFWYYRHQFADTAMVMWPWVPDSPLATLFIALAIAAWKLGHELPWLTALAFFGNIVLGLWTPYTLLVFYETYAAQTHPLMYQFLFWSHLAMVVQALVLHRITDFSVSAVGVALLWYWSNLVVDYFVPIVGDPHHTAIPLARDAEMFLGADALGLIAAGETSFVLLALFLALAIRVKKIESVSPARTVS, encoded by the coding sequence ATGACCGCGAGCAGTCGGCTAGCCGACAGGGATCCGTTGCCACGCGCGCTCGCCCCCGTTCCGGAGCGACTCGAGGACCTCGGCCTGCGTTACGCCTGGCTCATCGTGGCGATCAACCTCGCCGGCACGGCGTTCGGCTTCTGGTACTACCGCCACCAGTTCGCCGACACCGCGATGGTGATGTGGCCGTGGGTTCCCGACAGCCCGCTCGCAACCCTGTTCATCGCGCTCGCCATTGCAGCCTGGAAACTAGGCCACGAACTCCCCTGGCTCACCGCACTCGCGTTCTTCGGCAACATCGTGCTCGGCCTGTGGACGCCCTACACGCTGCTCGTCTTCTACGAAACCTACGCGGCCCAGACCCACCCGCTGATGTACCAGTTTCTCTTCTGGAGCCACCTCGCGATGGTCGTCCAGGCGCTGGTGCTCCACCGGATCACTGACTTCTCGGTTTCGGCCGTCGGCGTCGCCTTGCTGTGGTACTGGTCGAATCTCGTCGTCGACTACTTCGTTCCCATCGTCGGGGACCCCCATCACACGGCGATCCCGCTGGCTCGAGACGCCGAGATGTTCCTCGGCGCCGACGCCCTCGGATTGATCGCCGCCGGCGAGACCTCGTTCGTCCTGCTCGCGCTGTTTCTGGCGCTCGCAATCCGAGTGAAGAAAATCGAGTCCGTGTCGCCCGCCCGAACCGTAAGCTGA
- the pdxS gene encoding pyridoxal 5'-phosphate synthase lyase subunit PdxS, with protein MAENTDLEELRRGTDLVKRGFAQMQKGGVIMDVVDPEQARIAEDAGAVAVMALEAVPADIRKRGGVARMADPADVEEIVNEVSIPVMGKARIGHTKEAQILESVGVDMIDESEVLTPADDAYHIDKRDFTAPFVCGARNLGEALRRIEEGAAMIRTKGEAGTGDVNQAVHHQRTIKGAIRKLEGMSHEEREAYAREIEAPAELVHETAEMGRLPVVNFAAGGIATPADAALMMHHECDGIFVGSGIFGAENPPEMADAIVRATNNWDDADTLAEISKNLGKSMKGDANVDLPEEEKLQGRGV; from the coding sequence ATGGCCGAGAACACCGATCTCGAGGAGCTTCGACGTGGCACGGACCTCGTCAAGCGCGGCTTCGCACAGATGCAGAAAGGCGGCGTCATCATGGACGTCGTCGATCCCGAACAGGCTCGGATCGCCGAGGACGCGGGCGCCGTCGCGGTGATGGCTCTCGAGGCCGTGCCGGCGGACATCAGAAAGCGCGGCGGCGTCGCGCGAATGGCCGATCCCGCCGACGTCGAGGAAATCGTCAACGAGGTGTCGATCCCGGTCATGGGCAAGGCCCGGATCGGCCACACCAAAGAAGCACAGATCCTCGAGTCGGTCGGCGTCGACATGATCGACGAGTCGGAGGTGCTCACCCCCGCCGACGACGCCTACCACATCGACAAGCGCGACTTCACCGCGCCGTTCGTCTGCGGCGCGCGTAATTTGGGCGAGGCCCTGCGCCGGATCGAGGAGGGCGCAGCGATGATCCGCACCAAGGGCGAAGCCGGCACCGGCGACGTGAACCAGGCGGTCCACCACCAGCGGACGATCAAGGGCGCGATCCGCAAGCTCGAGGGGATGAGCCACGAGGAACGGGAGGCCTACGCTCGCGAGATCGAAGCGCCCGCCGAACTGGTCCACGAGACCGCCGAGATGGGCCGGCTGCCAGTAGTCAATTTCGCCGCCGGCGGCATCGCGACCCCCGCCGACGCCGCCTTGATGATGCACCACGAGTGCGACGGCATCTTCGTCGGCAGCGGCATCTTCGGTGCGGAGAACCCCCCGGAGATGGCAGACGCGATCGTCCGCGCGACGAACAACTGGGACGACGCCGACACGCTCGCCGAAATTTCGAAGAACCTCGGCAAGAGCATGAAAGGCGACGCGAACGTCGACCTCCCCGAGGAGGAGAAGCTCCAGGGCCGGGGCGTCTGA
- a CDS encoding M23 family metallopeptidase, with translation MTYGRRMVLKGTALGVLGASTGHIDGRQTSGDVSILNESAMDSSDNRSTATSPVGGDQDFTPLVGEVLYAPIPFTGSDERTHLVYELETTNFTSGAVTIERLEIVDADTGTVVTALDATEVAGRLQPAGSRESVDSLDPAMTALVFLHVTVDDSIDVPGRLVHRLTVEAEAAPPDQQQITETIGETNVDRHDVVTVGPPLRGSNYVAADSCCDAVRHTRAALPINGHIWLAQRYAVDYEQLDDENRVYSGPQEDNESYAIYGEEAIAVADSTVVGVIDGVPENVPGEVPEDLSLEEADGNSVILDLGDDNYALYAHFQPGSIRVTEGDRVTRGDVLALVGNTGNSSAPHLHFHVMNRPLSLASNGLPYAIDSYTILGETPGTDAFDRAEEEGHPLAIDRFDPPVETSGTLPLDQIVVRFD, from the coding sequence GTGACATATGGTCGACGGATGGTATTAAAGGGGACAGCGCTTGGAGTCTTAGGTGCCAGTACGGGCCACATCGATGGAAGGCAGACGTCTGGTGACGTATCTATACTGAACGAGTCAGCGATGGACTCTTCTGATAACAGGTCGACAGCTACAAGCCCAGTCGGCGGTGATCAGGATTTCACCCCACTTGTTGGTGAGGTCCTATACGCTCCGATTCCGTTTACGGGTTCTGATGAGCGGACGCACTTGGTATACGAACTCGAGACGACGAACTTCACATCAGGAGCGGTAACGATAGAGCGCCTCGAGATCGTCGACGCCGACACTGGTACTGTGGTTACTGCATTGGATGCAACAGAGGTGGCCGGTCGTCTCCAGCCTGCGGGTAGCCGAGAAAGCGTGGATTCATTAGATCCGGCGATGACCGCACTCGTCTTCTTGCACGTAACCGTCGATGACTCGATTGATGTGCCTGGGAGGCTGGTTCATCGATTAACCGTGGAGGCCGAGGCCGCACCGCCGGATCAGCAACAGATCACTGAAACAATCGGGGAAACGAACGTTGATCGCCATGATGTCGTCACCGTTGGCCCTCCGCTACGGGGTTCGAATTACGTAGCGGCCGACTCGTGCTGCGACGCGGTTCGCCATACCCGAGCGGCGCTTCCGATTAATGGTCACATCTGGCTCGCACAGCGGTACGCCGTGGATTACGAACAACTCGATGACGAGAACCGAGTCTACAGCGGTCCACAGGAGGATAACGAGAGTTACGCCATCTACGGAGAGGAAGCGATTGCGGTCGCTGACAGTACTGTGGTCGGAGTGATTGACGGAGTGCCTGAGAACGTCCCAGGTGAGGTTCCAGAGGACCTCTCCCTTGAAGAGGCAGATGGAAATTCGGTAATCCTCGACCTCGGCGACGATAATTATGCGCTCTATGCACACTTCCAGCCGGGCAGCATCCGCGTAACGGAAGGCGATCGGGTAACGCGGGGCGACGTGCTGGCGCTGGTTGGGAACACAGGTAACAGTAGCGCTCCCCACCTTCACTTCCACGTCATGAACCGGCCGCTATCGTTAGCCTCTAACGGCCTACCGTACGCTATCGACTCGTACACAATTCTCGGCGAAACGCCGGGAACTGACGCGTTCGACCGGGCCGAGGAGGAGGGACATCCGCTGGCCATCGATCGATTCGATCCACCTGTGGAGACCAGCGGCACCCTACCTCTCGACCAGATTGTGGTACGCTTCGATTGA